The DNA sequence CCGGCAAACAGGAAAACTGCATAAACCAGCACAAAGGTGCCTATCACCTCTGTCAAAAAATTCTTCTTCTTATTGCGAATTTCCGGAATAGTTGAGAAAATACCCAGTTTGGCAACAGGATCATTGGTTGCCTTGAAATGATCGTGATAAGAGAGCCAGACAAGAAAAGCACCAAGTGCGGCACCTATCAATTGTGCCGTCACATAGGTCCCGACCTTCGCCCAGGGAAAGACACCTCCCAATGCCAGACCGAAAGTAACGGCCGGGTTAATATGGGCACCCGATACCGGACCTACAGTCGCCACAGCAATAAATACCCCGAGGCCCCAACCCCAGGTAATTAGAAGCCATCCTCCGCCGTTTCCCTTGGTCTTTTTTAACACGACATTTGCTACAACTCCGCCACCG is a window from the Bacteroidales bacterium genome containing:
- a CDS encoding aquaporin family protein, producing MSEFVAEIIGTMFLIVFGGGVVANVVLKKTKGNGGGWLLITWGWGLGVFIAVATVGPVSGAHINPAVTFGLALGGVFPWAKVGTYVTAQLIGAALGAFLVWLSYHDHFKATNDPVAKLGIFSTIPEIRNKKKNFLTEVIGTFVLVYAVFLFAGPTIESPDLREVEVGLGSIGALPVGLLVGVIGMSLGGPTGYAINPARDLGPRIMHAILPIKEKQGSDWGYSWVPIFGPLAGAAVAAVIYLVFGG